From one Mytilus galloprovincialis chromosome 13, xbMytGall1.hap1.1, whole genome shotgun sequence genomic stretch:
- the LOC143057469 gene encoding uncharacterized protein LOC143057469, with the protein MEHFKLAILVITVFIGITHGPVHVSCQFPPGFGGFPGFPPPGFPPPGFPPPGPIDDDDGGDEILVVQDDGGFDGGGGFGGGGGMIGGLGGGLGALLALPLILAALRAAPAPAPAPAVAAAAAPAQVIVQVPVTVIPPTTT; encoded by the exons ATGGAGCATTTCAAACTAGCCATCCTTGTCATAACCGTTTTCATTGGAATAACACATGGTCCTGTTCATGTAAGTTGTCAATTTCCACCAGGATTTGGAGGATTTCCAGGATTTCCACCACCGGGATTTCCACCACCAGGATTTCCACCTCCAGGTCcaattgatgatgatgatggtggTGATGAAATTTTAGTTGTCCAAGACGATGGTGGTTTTGACGGTGGTGGTGGATTTGGCGGTGGCGGTGGCATGATAGGTGGTCTTGGTGGTGGGCTAGGTGCCCTGTTAGCATTACCCCTCATTT TAGCGGCTTTGAGAGCAGCACCAGCACCAGCACCAGCACCAGCAGTAGCAGCAGCAGCAG CTCCTGCTCAGGTTATTGTTCAGGTTCCTGTCACTGTCATTCCCCCGACCACCACATAA